A stretch of the Malus sylvestris chromosome 10, drMalSylv7.2, whole genome shotgun sequence genome encodes the following:
- the LOC126587182 gene encoding eukaryotic translation initiation factor 3 subunit D-like, whose translation MVEGFEVGGVPFNPDGWGPPDSPTTPTTTSNLPQNVPFAPFSRSEKLGRIADWTRTFNNPARSKNPSDAVFDFSNGESFPGSADDDASFRLVDGKPPPRPRFGPKWRFQQQRQLPHRRDEEVEAKKREAEKERARRDRQYNMNRSNVNAPRREAAVFKSSVDIQPEWNMLEQIPFSTFSKLSFSVPEPEDLLFCGGLEFYDRSVDRITPKNERRLERFKNRNFFKVTTTDDPVIRRLANEDKATVFATDTILSTLMCAPRSVYSWDIVVQKVGNKLFFDKRDGSQLDLLSVHETSQEPLPEAKDDINSAYSLSVEAAYINQNFSQQVLVRDGNKVTFDEPNPFANEGEEVASVAYRYRRWKLEEGMYLVARCEVQSVMEVNNQRSFLTLNALNEFDPKYSGVDWRQKLETQRGAVLATELKNNANKLAKWTAQALLASADLMKLGYVSRVHPRDHFNHVILAVVGYKPKEFASQINLNQNSMWGIVKSIVDLCMKLNEGKYVLVKDPSKPQVRIYEVPPDAFENDYVEEPLPEDEQVQPPTEEGQGAEPNVAANDVEDKPVDA comes from the coding sequence ATGGTCGAAGGTTTCGAAGTCGGCGGCGTCCCCTTCAACCCCGACGGGTGGGGCCCACCGGACAGCCCCACCACCCCAACCACCACCTCCAATTTGCCCCAAAACGTCCCCTTCGCCCCCTTCTCCCGCTCCGAGAAGCTCGGCCGGATCGCCGACTGGACCCGCACCTTCAACAATCCTGCCCGCTCCAAGAACCCATCCGACGCCGTCTTCGACTTCTCCAACGGTGAGTCGTTCCCCGGCTCCGCCGATGACGACGCGTCGTTCCGTCTCGTCGATGGAAAGCCCCCGCCGCGGCCAAGATTCGGCCCCAAGTGGCGGTTCCAGCAGCAGCGACAGCTCCCCCACCGCCGCGACGAGGAGGTCGAGGCCAAGAAGCGCGAGGCCGAGAAGGAGCGAGCCCGCCGTGACCGCCAGTACAACATGAACCGGTCCAACGTCAATGCCCCGCGGCGAGAAGCTGCGGTTTTCAAATCTTCCGTCGATATCCAACCTGAGTGGAACATGCTCGAACAGATCCCCTTCTCCACATTCTCGAAGCTCTCGTTTTCGGTTCCGGAGCCGGAGGATCTCCTCTTCTGCGGCGGACTCGAGTTCTACGATCGCTCCGTCGATCGAATCACCCCCAAGAACGAGAGGCGGCTCGAGCGGTTCAAGAACAGGAACTTCTTCAAGGTCACCACCACTGACGACCCCGTCATCCGCCGCCTCGCAAACGAGGATAAAGCCACAGTCTTTGCCACTGACACCATTCTCTCGACTCTTATGTGCGCACCCCGGTCAGTTTACTCTTGGGATATTGTTGTTCAGAAAGTTGGGAACAAATTGTTCTTTGATAAACGTGATGGGTCGCAATTGGATTTGCTTTCGGTTCACGAGACATCTCAGGAGCCATTGCCTGAAGCTAAGGATGATATCAATTCAGCTTATTCGTTGAGTGTCGAGGCTGCTTATATCAATCAGAACTTTTCACAGCAGGTTTTGGTTAGGGATGGGAATAAGGTCACATTCGATGAGCCTAACCCGTTTGCAAACGAAGGAGAGGAGgttgcttccgttgcttatcGTTACCGAAGGTGGAAGCTTGAGGAGGGAATGTATCTGGTTGCGAGGTGTGAGGTGCAAAGTGTTATGGAGGTGAATAATCAGAGGTCGTTTTTGACCCTGAATGCGCTTAATGAGTTTGATCCCAAGTATTCGGGTGTCGATTGGAGGCAGAAATTGGAGACTCAGAGGGGTGCTGTATTGGCAACTGAGCTTAAGAACAATGCCAACAAGTTGGCTAAATGGACTGCCCAAGCCCTCTTGGCCAGTGCCGATTTGATGAAGTTGGGTTACGTTTCGAGGGTTCATCCTCGTGATCACTTTAACCATGTGATTTTGGCTGTGGTAGGATACAAGCCCAAGGAGTTTGCCTCGCAGATTAATCTCAACCAAAACAGTATGTGGGGGATTGTGAAGTCGATTGTGGACTTGTGTATGAAATTAAATGAGGGCAAGTACGTGCTTGTTAAGGACCCGTCGAAGCCCCAAGTTAGAATCTATGAGGTGCCTCCAGATGCTTTTGAGAATGATTATGTGGAGGAACCACTGCCCGAGGATGAGCAAGTTCAGCCACCCACGGAGGAAGGGCAAGGTGCTGAGC
- the LOC126587183 gene encoding transcription factor bHLH162-like isoform X2, whose protein sequence is MEKCPSSSRTDRKTIEKNRRNQMKALFSKLNSLVPHQRSREASLPDQLDDAVNYIKKLQTNLEKLREKKDRLMGIEKSGHCNAGFGRSGGAITEGLNSSPLVEIHEMGSALGVLMITGLDYQFIFNESIQVIQEEGADIVNASFSVVKDTIFHTIHSKVRESAAAGSVAARISERLKKFVNDQDGAF, encoded by the exons ATGGAGAAGTGCCCTAGTTCATCTAGAACTGATAGGAAAACCATagaaaaaaacagaagaaatcaaatgaaagctCTATTCTCCAAGCTCAATTCTCTTGTTCCCCACCAACGATCAAgg GAAGCATCGCTGCCGGATCAACTAGATGATGCTGTAAACTACATTAAAAAATTACAGACAAACTTGGAGAAGCTGAGGGAGAAGAAAGACAGGCTAATGGGAATCGAGAAGAGCGGTCATTGTAATGCAGGGTTTGGCCGCAGTGGTGGAGCAATAACCGAGGGATTAAATTCATCACCATTGGTTGAGATTCATGAAATGGGTTCAGCTCTAGGGGTTCTGATGATAACTGGGCTGGATTACCAGTTCATTTTCAATGAGTCGATTCAAGTGATTCAAGAAGAGGGAGCCGACATTGTTAATGCCAGTTTCTCAGTTGTCAAAGATACTATTTTTCACACAATACATTCCAAG GTTAGAGAGTCTGCAGCAGCAGGCTCAGTAGCTGCAAGGATATCAGAGAGACTAAAAAAGTTTGTGAACGATCAAGATGGTGCATTTTGA
- the LOC126587183 gene encoding transcription factor bHLH162-like isoform X1, translating to MEKCPSSSRTDRKTIEKNRRNQMKALFSKLNSLVPHQRSRVSLSLSESSLWEASLPDQLDDAVNYIKKLQTNLEKLREKKDRLMGIEKSGHCNAGFGRSGGAITEGLNSSPLVEIHEMGSALGVLMITGLDYQFIFNESIQVIQEEGADIVNASFSVVKDTIFHTIHSKVRESAAAGSVAARISERLKKFVNDQDGAF from the exons ATGGAGAAGTGCCCTAGTTCATCTAGAACTGATAGGAAAACCATagaaaaaaacagaagaaatcaaatgaaagctCTATTCTCCAAGCTCAATTCTCTTGTTCCCCACCAACGATCAAgggtctctctctcactctctgaATCTTCTTTGTGG GAAGCATCGCTGCCGGATCAACTAGATGATGCTGTAAACTACATTAAAAAATTACAGACAAACTTGGAGAAGCTGAGGGAGAAGAAAGACAGGCTAATGGGAATCGAGAAGAGCGGTCATTGTAATGCAGGGTTTGGCCGCAGTGGTGGAGCAATAACCGAGGGATTAAATTCATCACCATTGGTTGAGATTCATGAAATGGGTTCAGCTCTAGGGGTTCTGATGATAACTGGGCTGGATTACCAGTTCATTTTCAATGAGTCGATTCAAGTGATTCAAGAAGAGGGAGCCGACATTGTTAATGCCAGTTTCTCAGTTGTCAAAGATACTATTTTTCACACAATACATTCCAAG GTTAGAGAGTCTGCAGCAGCAGGCTCAGTAGCTGCAAGGATATCAGAGAGACTAAAAAAGTTTGTGAACGATCAAGATGGTGCATTTTGA
- the LOC126587183 gene encoding transcription factor bHLH162-like isoform X4, protein MGLLLQEASLPDQLDDAVNYIKKLQTNLEKLREKKDRLMGIEKSGHCNAGFGRSGGAITEGLNSSPLVEIHEMGSALGVLMITGLDYQFIFNESIQVIQEEGADIVNASFSVVKDTIFHTIHSKVRESAAAGSVAARISERLKKFVNDQDGAF, encoded by the exons ATGGGATTATTGTTGCAGGAAGCATCGCTGCCGGATCAACTAGATGATGCTGTAAACTACATTAAAAAATTACAGACAAACTTGGAGAAGCTGAGGGAGAAGAAAGACAGGCTAATGGGAATCGAGAAGAGCGGTCATTGTAATGCAGGGTTTGGCCGCAGTGGTGGAGCAATAACCGAGGGATTAAATTCATCACCATTGGTTGAGATTCATGAAATGGGTTCAGCTCTAGGGGTTCTGATGATAACTGGGCTGGATTACCAGTTCATTTTCAATGAGTCGATTCAAGTGATTCAAGAAGAGGGAGCCGACATTGTTAATGCCAGTTTCTCAGTTGTCAAAGATACTATTTTTCACACAATACATTCCAAG GTTAGAGAGTCTGCAGCAGCAGGCTCAGTAGCTGCAAGGATATCAGAGAGACTAAAAAAGTTTGTGAACGATCAAGATGGTGCATTTTGA
- the LOC126587183 gene encoding transcription factor bHLH162-like isoform X3, which produces MEKCPSSSRTDRKTIEKNRRNQMKALFSKLNSLVPHQRSRVSLSLSESSLWEASLPDQLDDAVNYIKKLQTNLEKLREKKDRLMGIEKSGHCNAGFGRSGGAITEGLNSSPLVEIHEMGSALGVLMITGLDYQFIFNESIQVIQEEGADIVNASFSVVKDTIFHTIHSKYEHLLAVLE; this is translated from the exons ATGGAGAAGTGCCCTAGTTCATCTAGAACTGATAGGAAAACCATagaaaaaaacagaagaaatcaaatgaaagctCTATTCTCCAAGCTCAATTCTCTTGTTCCCCACCAACGATCAAgggtctctctctcactctctgaATCTTCTTTGTGG GAAGCATCGCTGCCGGATCAACTAGATGATGCTGTAAACTACATTAAAAAATTACAGACAAACTTGGAGAAGCTGAGGGAGAAGAAAGACAGGCTAATGGGAATCGAGAAGAGCGGTCATTGTAATGCAGGGTTTGGCCGCAGTGGTGGAGCAATAACCGAGGGATTAAATTCATCACCATTGGTTGAGATTCATGAAATGGGTTCAGCTCTAGGGGTTCTGATGATAACTGGGCTGGATTACCAGTTCATTTTCAATGAGTCGATTCAAGTGATTCAAGAAGAGGGAGCCGACATTGTTAATGCCAGTTTCTCAGTTGTCAAAGATACTATTTTTCACACAATACATTCCAAG TATGAGCATCTTTTGGCTGTACTGGAATGA